The nucleotide window TCCATGGGCGACATCCTCGCGCTCATCATGGAAAAGCGCGGCATGTGTAACCAAACCGAAACGCTGGACGCCAATCGCGTGATGCTCACCTGCGTGCTCCCGCTCAATGAAATCCTCGTTGATTTCAATGACCGCCTCAAATCCGTCACCCACGGTTACGGCTCGATGGATTACGAGCTCGGTGACTACCAGCAGTCCGATCTGGTGAAGATGGACATCATGATTAACGGCGATCCCGTGGATGCCTTTTCGAGCATCGTTCACCGCGAAAAAGCCGAGGGCAAGGGCCGCGTTCTCTGCGAAAAACTCGCCGAGATTATCCCGCCGCAGATGTTCAAAGTCGCCATTCAGGCCGCCATCGGCGGCAAGATCATCGCTCGCGATAATGTTAAGGAAATGCGTAAAGACGTGACAGCCAAGTGCTACGGCGGCGACATTTCGCGTAAGCGCAAGCTCCTCGACAAACAGAAGGAGGGTAAGAAAAAGATGAAGATGATCGGCAAGGTGAACATTCCGCCCGACACCTTTATTCAGATCTTGAAGAACTAAGCCCGCGCCTGCCCCCAGGCGTCAGCACTCCCTCAAACCACCCCATGTTTTTCGGACTCTTTGACTCGGTTGAAAAGAAGATGCGCGACAGTGCGGCCAACTGGCTGGAGCTGGCCGATAAGGTTTACGCCTACCGTCGCGACCGCCTGAGCGAACTGGATCGCAACGCGCTCCAGCAGTCCGCCCTTTCGCTGCGGCGCCAGTTGCGCGAAAAAAGTGACGCCAGTAAGCTCAAGCTCGGCATCGAAGCGCTGGAAGTTATCCTTCGCCGCACGGGCGGGACGCATTACCCCAAGTCCGGAATCATGGAGAACGTGGAGTTCTTCCTGGTTGCGGCCATCGTCATTTTGGGGGTTCGCATGTATTTCGTGCAGCCCTTCAAGATCCCGACCAACTCGATGTGGCCCAGCTACAATGGCATGACCCCCGAGGTGTTCGCGACGAAAGCCGATGAACCCAGCGCTCTCGCCAAGGCGGTCCGGTTTGCCGCCATGGGCGCGCGGTCGCGCACCTTGGATGCTCCCGTGGACGGTGAAGTGCTCATCCCGGTCATGGGTAATGGCGACCGCGTTGCCATTCCGTTCCGCGAGGTAACCGGCCGCGATTGGTTCGTTTTCCCATCCCGCCACAAAGAATACACCCTTTTCGTGAATGACCGCGCCGTCACGGTCACCGTGCCGCGCGATTTCGATTTCGAGTGGGTGATCCGTGATGCGTTTATCTCCAAACAAGCCTCGGGCCATGATCCCGGCGGCGTCGACTTGGCAGC belongs to Opitutus sp. and includes:
- the lepB gene encoding signal peptidase I codes for the protein MFFGLFDSVEKKMRDSAANWLELADKVYAYRRDRLSELDRNALQQSALSLRRQLREKSDASKLKLGIEALEVILRRTGGTHYPKSGIMENVEFFLVAAIVILGVRMYFVQPFKIPTNSMWPSYNGMTPEVFATKADEPSALAKAVRFAAMGARSRTLDAPVDGEVLIPVMGNGDRVAIPFREVTGRDWFVFPSRHKEYTLFVNDRAVTVTVPRDFDFEWVIRDAFISKQASGHDPGGVDLAAFLNANAGQVIRMPDGKPAWRTGKTVRAGDRVLAFDILTGDQLFVDRLSYHFVRPQVGDGFVFRTDHLDSPFMKDAVGRQLEQYYIKRLAGTPGDTLEIREFTLYRNGQPATGAKAFGANAKRDPHFSGYRASGLLAPGQVFTVPADSYIALGDNSANSQDSRYWGTVPAQDVVGRPLFIYYPLTRRWGPAP